DNA sequence from the Candidatus Korarchaeota archaeon NZ13-K genome:
GGGACTGAAGGCGCCCCTCCCAACCGTCGCGACCAGCCTCACATTTAGGAGGAGTGAGGCTATAACGGAGAGGCTCCCGTACCTCTCCGTACCCGGCTTCGCGACTAACCTCTCCGCGAACTCCCTTTGGAACGTGACGACTGCCCTCCTGAACCTGCTCCTGGCCAGCCCCAATACCAGCTGGGAGGAGAGGTAGTATGGGGGATTGGAGGCTATCTTGTCGGTTCTAATCGGGAGGAAGTTCCTTATGTCCCCCCTTATCACCTCAACGTTCCCCTTACCCCTGAACCTGGACCTCAGGACCTCAACGAGCCTGGCATCCCTCTCCACGAGGATGAGCTTCTTAGGCCCCCTGAGGAGTATCTCCTCGCTCAGGTTCCCGGTCCCGGCTCCTAGCTCCACCACCTCATCGTATCCGCTGA
Encoded proteins:
- the rsmA gene encoding ribosomal RNA small subunit methyltransferase A → MGSRMRARLGQHMMVSRKWLRTMADLLEVSGYDEVVELGAGTGNLSEEILLRGPKKLILVERDARLVEVLRSRFRGKGNVEVIRGDIRNFLPIRTDKIASNPPYYLSSQLVLGLARSRFRRAVVTFQREFAERLVAKPGTERYGSLSVIASLLLNVRLVATVGRGAFSPPPAVESAILVIEPREDELRDQILRYCRLIFSRRKRELKNVLRPFVGERALSSPHHDLRPYHLTPEQVREVIAWLGEELGR